A single genomic interval of Solimonas sp. K1W22B-7 harbors:
- a CDS encoding SDR family oxidoreductase, producing the protein MEQFREQGRVVLVTGGAKGVGRGISERFLATGARVVVCGRETVADLPSVNGNTAEFVACDVRNREAVDALFAGIAERYGRLDVLVNNAGGAPFAMADKASPRFHESILALNLLAPLHFAQKANALMQAQDGGGVIVFIASVSALRPSPGTAAYGAAKAATLSLTTSLAVEWAPKVRVVAVSPGMVRTEQSDLHYGDEAGIAAVAQTVPMARLADPADIGNACVWLSSPEASYASGTNLVLHGGGERPAFLSAAAVNKDR; encoded by the coding sequence GTGGAGCAGTTTCGGGAGCAGGGCAGGGTGGTACTCGTCACCGGCGGCGCCAAGGGCGTCGGCCGCGGCATCAGCGAGCGTTTCCTGGCCACCGGGGCCCGGGTGGTGGTCTGCGGGCGCGAAACCGTGGCCGACCTGCCGTCGGTGAACGGCAATACCGCCGAATTCGTCGCCTGCGACGTGCGCAACCGCGAGGCCGTTGACGCGCTGTTCGCCGGCATTGCCGAGCGTTACGGCCGCCTGGACGTGCTGGTCAACAATGCGGGCGGCGCTCCCTTCGCCATGGCCGACAAGGCCTCGCCGCGCTTCCACGAGTCGATCCTCGCCCTCAACCTGCTGGCGCCGCTGCACTTCGCGCAGAAGGCCAATGCCCTGATGCAGGCCCAGGACGGCGGGGGTGTCATCGTCTTCATCGCCAGCGTCTCGGCGCTGCGCCCCTCACCGGGCACCGCCGCTTACGGCGCCGCCAAGGCCGCCACCCTGAGCCTCACCACCTCGCTGGCCGTGGAATGGGCCCCCAAGGTGCGCGTGGTCGCGGTCAGCCCCGGCATGGTCCGCACCGAGCAGTCCGACCTGCACTATGGCGACGAGGCCGGCATCGCCGCCGTCGCCCAGACCGTGCCGATGGCACGCCTGGCCGATCCGGCCGACATCGGCAACGCCTGCGTCTGGCTGTCCTCGCCCGAAGCCTCCTATGCCTCCGGCACCAATCTCGTGCTGCATGGCGGCGGCGAGCGTCCCGCGTTCCTGTCGGCAGCGGCAGTGAATAAGGACAGGTGA
- a CDS encoding DUF3604 domain-containing protein — translation MRRLLCLGLLLAVSACGRSDETADSGSNPPPASSKCRHYAEQRQPFYGDLHVHTKYSLDANTQGTIIGPHEAYRFAQGEELGIQPYTPEGQPLRTTQLSRPLDFAAVTDHAELFGETEICTNPELEGYNSLECRFYRAAPAQAFIVFNFLGPGLIGLPTPTGGETIPRLPFCGLGGTRCVEAAKTPWRDIQQAAEAYYDRSAECRFTTFVGYEWTGAPLSNNLHRNVIFSSEVVPEIPASYIETPEPELLWESLAQTCLSEQGCGVLTIPHNSNLSGGLMFRTRDRHGADFSEEYAQARQLNEPLAEIYQHKGQSECLGTTGAGLADEQCGFELLPYRNFIGSQVSPAASGVPLEGDFLRAALKEGLRQEQLLGTNPFKYGFIGSSDTHLGTPGRVNEAGYPGHGGAGGSARNELPAGLTDRIENSPGGLAVLWAEENTRDSLFAAMRRREAYATSGTRPVVRFFGGWNLPAGLCSSRNFAADGYRGGVPMGGDLPAPPGSGVKPRFAVSALRDPGVAGEKAEPLQHIQIVKGWIANGEKHEAVYEIAGNKDNGASVNTDTCETSGAGYASLCSVWEDPDFDPAQSAFYYARVLENPSCRWSTRQCVAAGVSCADPDAVPEEFADCCNADYPKTVQERAWTSPIWYRAAQ, via the coding sequence ATGCGTCGTTTGCTATGCCTGGGCTTGCTGCTGGCCGTGTCCGCCTGTGGCCGCAGCGACGAAACCGCCGACTCCGGCAGCAACCCGCCGCCCGCGAGCAGCAAGTGCCGCCACTACGCCGAGCAGCGCCAGCCCTTCTACGGCGACCTGCACGTCCACACCAAGTACTCGCTGGACGCCAACACCCAGGGCACCATCATCGGCCCGCACGAGGCCTACCGCTTCGCCCAGGGTGAAGAGCTGGGCATCCAGCCCTACACCCCCGAAGGCCAGCCGCTGCGCACGACGCAGCTGTCGCGTCCGCTGGACTTCGCTGCCGTCACCGACCACGCCGAGCTGTTCGGCGAAACCGAGATCTGCACCAACCCCGAGCTGGAGGGCTACAACTCGCTGGAATGCCGCTTCTACCGCGCGGCCCCGGCGCAGGCCTTCATCGTCTTCAACTTCCTCGGCCCCGGCCTGATCGGCCTGCCCACGCCCACCGGCGGCGAGACCATCCCGCGCCTGCCGTTCTGCGGGCTCGGCGGCACGCGCTGCGTCGAAGCCGCCAAGACCCCCTGGCGCGACATCCAGCAGGCCGCCGAGGCCTACTACGACCGCAGCGCCGAGTGCCGTTTCACCACCTTCGTCGGCTACGAATGGACCGGCGCGCCGCTGTCCAACAATCTGCACCGCAACGTCATCTTCAGCAGCGAGGTGGTGCCGGAGATTCCCGCCAGTTACATCGAGACGCCCGAGCCCGAGCTGCTGTGGGAATCGCTGGCGCAGACCTGCCTCAGCGAACAGGGCTGCGGCGTGCTCACCATCCCGCACAACTCCAACCTCAGCGGCGGCCTGATGTTCCGCACCAGGGACCGCCACGGTGCCGACTTCAGCGAGGAATACGCCCAGGCGCGGCAGCTCAACGAGCCGCTGGCCGAGATCTACCAGCACAAGGGCCAGTCGGAGTGCCTCGGCACCACCGGCGCCGGCCTCGCCGACGAGCAGTGCGGTTTCGAACTGCTGCCCTACCGCAATTTCATCGGCAGCCAGGTCAGTCCCGCCGCCAGCGGCGTGCCGCTGGAAGGCGACTTCCTGCGCGCCGCGCTGAAGGAAGGCCTGCGCCAGGAACAGCTGCTCGGCACCAACCCCTTCAAGTACGGCTTCATCGGCAGCTCCGACACCCACCTCGGCACCCCCGGCCGCGTCAACGAGGCCGGCTACCCGGGCCACGGCGGCGCCGGCGGCAGCGCGCGCAACGAGCTGCCCGCGGGCCTCACCGACCGCATCGAGAACAGCCCCGGCGGCCTGGCCGTGTTGTGGGCCGAGGAAAACACGCGCGACTCCCTGTTCGCCGCCATGCGCCGCCGCGAGGCCTACGCCACCAGCGGCACGCGGCCGGTGGTGCGCTTCTTCGGCGGCTGGAACCTGCCCGCCGGCCTCTGCAGCAGCCGCAACTTCGCTGCCGACGGCTACCGCGGCGGTGTGCCCATGGGCGGCGACCTGCCGGCCCCGCCCGGCAGCGGCGTCAAGCCGCGCTTCGCCGTCTCCGCCCTGCGCGATCCCGGCGTGGCCGGCGAAAAGGCCGAGCCGCTGCAGCACATCCAGATCGTCAAGGGCTGGATCGCCAACGGCGAGAAGCACGAAGCCGTCTACGAGATCGCCGGCAACAAGGACAACGGCGCCTCCGTGAACACCGACACCTGCGAGACCTCCGGCGCTGGCTACGCCAGCCTCTGCAGCGTCTGGGAAGACCCGGACTTCGACCCCGCGCAAAGCGCCTTCTACTACGCCCGCGTGCTGGAAAACCCCAGCTGCCGCTGGTCCACGCGCCAGTGCGTCGCAGCGGGTGTGAGCTGCGCCGATCCGGACGCCGTGCCGGAAGAGTTCGCGGACTGCTGCAACGCGGATTATCCGAAGACGGTGCAGGAGCGGGCCTGGACCTCGCCGATCTGGTATCGGGCAGCGCAGTAG
- a CDS encoding peptidyl-prolyl cis-trans isomerase, whose protein sequence is MQLPRLFRRPLVHFLLLGGLLFLAQGWLPRAADTIRVSAADVERLRQDWRRDTGHAPSDVQLQASYRRWLEDEALLREALRLGLDQRDAVARRRLLMNLRFAFPETALDDASLLREAEALEMQQSDLVARRRLIQAMEQRLLGELQWSEQELRDYVAAHPERYAGAVRYRFRQVFLAPERMPQEAQSLLAALRAGQADATGDAFLLGERFNALAPDEITRQFGPALAQALVAAKPGEWSGPVASPYGNHLLLLERREAAATIDYASVRRQAAYALLAEREAQRLAQARARLLRQYRVEPGPGVPETVS, encoded by the coding sequence TTGCAGTTGCCGCGCCTCTTTCGTCGACCCCTAGTCCACTTCCTCCTCCTCGGCGGCCTGCTGTTCCTCGCCCAGGGCTGGCTGCCGCGTGCCGCCGACACCATCCGCGTCAGCGCCGCCGACGTCGAGCGCCTGCGCCAGGACTGGCGGCGCGACACCGGCCATGCCCCCAGCGACGTGCAACTGCAGGCCAGCTATCGTCGCTGGCTGGAAGACGAAGCCCTGCTGCGCGAGGCCCTGCGCCTGGGCCTGGACCAGCGCGACGCCGTCGCACGGCGCCGCCTGCTGATGAACCTGCGCTTCGCCTTCCCCGAGACCGCGCTCGACGACGCCTCGCTGCTGCGTGAAGCGGAAGCGCTGGAGATGCAGCAGAGTGACCTGGTGGCGCGCCGCCGCCTGATCCAGGCCATGGAGCAGCGCCTGCTCGGCGAGCTGCAGTGGTCCGAGCAGGAACTGCGCGACTACGTCGCCGCCCACCCCGAGCGCTATGCCGGCGCGGTGCGCTACCGCTTCCGCCAGGTCTTCCTCGCCCCCGAACGCATGCCGCAGGAAGCGCAAAGCCTGCTGGCCGCCCTGCGCGCCGGACAAGCCGACGCGACCGGCGACGCCTTCCTGCTTGGCGAACGCTTCAACGCGCTGGCCCCCGACGAGATCACGCGCCAGTTCGGCCCCGCGCTGGCGCAGGCACTTGTCGCCGCCAAACCCGGCGAATGGAGCGGCCCGGTCGCCTCGCCCTACGGCAATCACCTGCTGCTGCTGGAACGCCGCGAAGCCGCCGCCACCATCGACTACGCCAGTGTGCGCCGCCAGGCCGCCTACGCCCTGCTGGCCGAGCGCGAAGCCCAGCGCCTGGCGCAGGCCCGCGCGCGGCTGCTGCGGCAGTACCGCGTCGAGCCCGGCCCCGGCGTGCCGGAGACCGTCTCGTGA
- a CDS encoding HupE/UreJ family protein produces the protein MKRLLLLLALLWSGTLAAHPLAPALLQLKEGEGGKVELLWRASILQAVGVEPRLPADCRRLDEPAVIRDERGALTARWTLDCGTGLSGKTLLVPQLDRAGINVILRIERPDGSVLKTLLDASRPDYSVPALQAAPAVFPSYLQLGVEHLLLGFDHLLFVTGLVLLVRRLRALLITVTAFTLGHSITLSLAALGFVHVDSGYTELGIALSILLLACELARPAGSPPTLLARRPALMAVAFGLLHGLGFAGALAEIGLPQAEIPLALFGFNVGIELGQLLLVTALLGLGWLWRRLPLAAERPAALARLLPVYLIGSLAAYWCLERAAAL, from the coding sequence GTGAAGCGCCTGCTCCTGCTGCTGGCCCTGTTGTGGAGCGGCACGCTGGCCGCGCATCCGCTGGCACCTGCGCTGCTGCAGCTCAAGGAAGGCGAGGGCGGCAAGGTGGAGCTGCTGTGGCGTGCCTCCATCCTGCAGGCGGTGGGCGTGGAGCCGCGCCTGCCGGCCGACTGCCGCCGGCTGGATGAACCCGCCGTGATCCGCGACGAGCGCGGTGCGCTGACCGCGCGCTGGACGCTGGACTGCGGCACCGGCCTCTCTGGCAAGACCCTCTTGGTGCCGCAGCTGGACCGTGCCGGCATCAACGTCATCCTGCGCATCGAGCGCCCGGACGGCTCGGTGCTCAAGACCCTGCTCGACGCGTCACGGCCCGATTACAGCGTGCCCGCGCTGCAGGCCGCGCCCGCCGTTTTCCCGTCCTACCTGCAACTGGGCGTGGAGCACCTGCTGCTGGGCTTCGACCACCTGCTGTTCGTCACCGGCCTGGTGCTGCTGGTGCGGCGCCTGCGCGCGCTGCTGATCACCGTCACCGCCTTCACCCTCGGCCACAGCATCACCCTGAGCCTGGCCGCCCTGGGTTTCGTGCACGTCGATTCCGGCTATACCGAGCTGGGCATCGCCCTGAGCATCCTGCTGCTGGCCTGCGAACTGGCGCGGCCTGCCGGCAGCCCGCCAACCCTGCTGGCGCGCCGCCCGGCGCTGATGGCGGTCGCCTTCGGCCTGCTCCACGGCCTCGGCTTCGCCGGCGCCCTCGCCGAAATCGGCCTGCCCCAGGCCGAGATCCCCCTGGCCCTGTTCGGCTTCAACGTCGGGATCGAACTGGGACAGCTGCTGCTGGTCACGGCCCTGCTGGGCCTGGGCTGGCTGTGGCGGCGCCTGCCGCTGGCGGCGGAAAGGCCGGCGGCGCTGGCGCGCTTGCTGCCGGTCTATCTGATCGGCTCGCTGGCGGCTTACTGGTGCCTGGAAAGGGCGGCAGCGCTATAG
- a CDS encoding c-type cytochrome yields MLRHLSALLLLLPWPAIAADGAALYAQRCAVCHQTQGQGIAGHAPPLTGMEQWLATEEGRTYIARVVIHGLAGPITVRGQPYSDLMLTFRWRLQDDDLVAVLRYVAETLNEPAAGYKPISLETLSAARAASGRDVDSLALRARLPER; encoded by the coding sequence ATGCTTCGCCACCTGTCTGCGCTTCTCCTGCTATTGCCGTGGCCAGCGATAGCCGCGGACGGGGCTGCCCTGTACGCGCAGCGCTGCGCCGTCTGCCATCAAACGCAGGGTCAAGGCATTGCCGGCCACGCCCCGCCGCTGACGGGAATGGAGCAGTGGCTGGCCACCGAAGAGGGGCGCACCTACATCGCGCGCGTCGTCATACATGGATTGGCCGGACCGATCACGGTCCGCGGACAACCCTATTCCGATTTGATGCTGACCTTTCGCTGGCGCTTGCAGGATGACGATCTGGTCGCGGTGCTTCGCTACGTCGCGGAGACATTGAATGAGCCGGCGGCAGGCTACAAGCCGATCAGCCTGGAAACGCTCAGCGCCGCGCGCGCGGCATCTGGCCGCGATGTGGACAGCCTCGCGCTGCGAGCACGACTGCCCGAACGCTGA
- a CDS encoding VOC family protein has product MTVKRMDNVGIVVQDLDAAIEFFTELGLALEGRMPVEGEWAGRVTGVRGQRVEIAMMRTPDGHGRVELSRFDAPAIASDHRTAPVNSLGYLRVMFAVEDIDDTLARLSGLGATVVDEVVNYEDIYRLCYIRGPEGILIGLAQQLEQGPGGS; this is encoded by the coding sequence ATGACAGTCAAGCGTATGGACAACGTTGGCATTGTGGTGCAAGACCTCGATGCCGCCATTGAGTTCTTCACCGAACTTGGCCTTGCCCTCGAAGGTCGCATGCCCGTCGAAGGCGAGTGGGCTGGCCGCGTCACCGGAGTGCGCGGCCAGCGCGTCGAGATCGCCATGATGCGCACCCCCGACGGCCACGGCCGCGTCGAGCTCTCGCGTTTCGACGCCCCCGCCATCGCGTCCGATCACCGCACAGCGCCCGTGAACTCCTTGGGATACCTCCGCGTCATGTTCGCCGTCGAGGACATCGACGACACCCTCGCCCGGCTCAGCGGGCTCGGTGCGACGGTGGTCGATGAAGTCGTCAACTACGAAGACATCTACCGGCTCTGCTACATCCGGGGTCCCGAAGGAATTCTCATCGGGCTCGCCCAGCAACTCGAGCAGGGCCCGGGCGGGTCTTGA
- a CDS encoding GNAT family N-acetyltransferase, with protein sequence MMKIRKATRADAQAAWDIRKEAILKACTQYYPADLLTIWTSGAPNDVWADAVEQSFHVGDEGGLVAVTGMLNIATGQVDAMFVRPSHMGLGIGRQMMDFLERLAHSHGIVSMNLSATLNAAPFYRHCGWIGDSVEIYKSPRGIELACVPMTKAVTPPESGQSPRAA encoded by the coding sequence ATGATGAAAATCCGAAAAGCGACGAGGGCTGACGCTCAGGCGGCTTGGGACATCCGAAAGGAAGCCATATTGAAGGCTTGCACCCAATACTACCCCGCTGACCTCTTGACCATATGGACATCTGGCGCACCCAACGACGTGTGGGCGGACGCCGTAGAGCAGAGTTTCCACGTTGGGGATGAGGGAGGTCTCGTTGCGGTAACCGGGATGTTGAACATTGCGACCGGGCAAGTGGACGCAATGTTCGTCAGGCCGTCGCACATGGGCCTTGGAATCGGTCGGCAGATGATGGATTTCCTGGAGCGTCTTGCCCATTCGCATGGGATTGTTTCCATGAATCTGAGCGCTACGCTGAATGCTGCGCCGTTCTATCGCCATTGTGGCTGGATCGGGGATTCCGTCGAGATCTATAAATCTCCCCGAGGGATCGAGTTGGCGTGCGTTCCCATGACAAAAGCCGTTACACCACCCGAAAGCGGGCAATCGCCAAGGGCTGCTTAG
- a CDS encoding DUF349 domain-containing protein, with protein MSSEKVGKALPKPGAADRALAAAAEEAALQAAIDARDVQAVARLVIDGASTKVRQAAAAAIEDPDVLRQLIRDARGGNDKSVYRILTSKRDVLLEQARKLEQLQAEIIAASAALERHSQRSYDASYGPRLEQFESHWKTVAAQADPELRDQVQQWIDRSRETIAEHLREVAAQASREQAAADAAAEARRLREEQAQAAAAAAAEQARVLDEQKRALSEERQAEQQAVRQIDELIRKARAALKDGSSSRAAGVRKAIEEKLAGAPPLPANLTSQIQQLDKQLDELKDWKSFSVAPKRAELMEEMESLIGVALDPVALADRIKSLKDEWRSLGKGAGENAEADEQRFQEAAQKAYQPCKEYFAAQALVHKENLQRRDALLAGLTAFEAAHHWEQPDWQAVIRALRETKQEWRNCSPVDHRAGKKQQEGFTALTASLQGRLDAEYARNVTQKESLIERAQALLASDDGRKAIEAAKELQQKWRTVGPVPREVDQRLWGQFRQHCDAVFQKREQESAAYTAGLESNKRQALALCEQIEKIAALEGAELLASAAALVELRSAFEALGEFPRAESRELRNRLDQGLDRYRKSVARQHVRDAERGWDDLFEAANHVRAYRLAAARSLDTEQLDTLKAAAETCIASVQRWPRSGLDALRQGLARERSADLAANETALKMLCIRAEMLTDMPTPPEDQPLRREYQLQRLVQSMGQGLRADEMQLDPLAIEWVGVGPVEDAAYEPLLQRFRRCRDRGHSSGR; from the coding sequence GTGTCGTCCGAGAAGGTCGGGAAGGCTCTTCCCAAGCCGGGCGCAGCGGACCGCGCGCTGGCCGCTGCTGCCGAGGAGGCCGCTTTGCAGGCGGCCATCGATGCCCGGGACGTCCAGGCGGTGGCCCGGCTGGTCATTGACGGGGCATCGACCAAGGTTCGCCAGGCGGCGGCGGCCGCAATCGAAGATCCGGACGTGCTGCGGCAACTCATCCGCGATGCCCGCGGTGGCAATGACAAGAGTGTCTACAGGATCCTGACGTCCAAGCGCGACGTCCTGCTCGAGCAGGCCCGCAAGCTGGAGCAACTGCAGGCCGAGATCATTGCGGCCTCGGCAGCCCTCGAACGTCACAGCCAGCGCTCGTACGACGCCTCGTACGGCCCGAGACTGGAACAGTTCGAGAGTCACTGGAAAACGGTGGCCGCGCAGGCTGATCCGGAACTGCGCGATCAAGTCCAGCAATGGATCGACCGCTCACGGGAGACCATTGCCGAACACCTGCGCGAGGTGGCGGCTCAGGCATCGCGTGAGCAGGCAGCCGCCGACGCAGCGGCGGAGGCACGGCGCCTGCGCGAAGAGCAGGCACAGGCAGCCGCCGCGGCTGCAGCCGAGCAAGCGCGGGTTCTCGACGAGCAGAAGCGTGCGCTGTCTGAAGAACGGCAGGCCGAGCAGCAGGCTGTTCGCCAGATCGACGAATTGATCCGCAAGGCACGTGCTGCGCTGAAAGACGGCAGCAGCTCCCGCGCCGCCGGGGTGCGGAAAGCCATAGAGGAGAAGCTGGCGGGGGCTCCACCCCTGCCCGCCAACCTGACCAGCCAGATACAGCAGCTCGACAAGCAGCTCGACGAGTTGAAGGACTGGAAGAGCTTCTCGGTGGCGCCGAAGCGCGCCGAACTGATGGAGGAAATGGAGTCGCTCATCGGCGTGGCGCTCGATCCGGTGGCACTCGCCGACCGGATCAAGAGCCTGAAGGATGAGTGGCGCAGCCTGGGCAAGGGCGCTGGCGAGAATGCCGAAGCCGATGAGCAGCGTTTCCAGGAAGCAGCCCAGAAGGCGTATCAGCCATGCAAGGAGTACTTTGCTGCCCAGGCCCTCGTCCACAAGGAGAATCTGCAGCGTCGCGATGCCCTGCTCGCCGGGTTGACTGCGTTTGAGGCGGCCCACCACTGGGAGCAGCCTGACTGGCAGGCCGTCATCAGGGCCCTGCGCGAGACGAAGCAGGAGTGGCGCAACTGCTCGCCCGTGGATCACCGCGCCGGCAAGAAGCAGCAGGAGGGGTTCACGGCCCTCACCGCGAGCCTGCAGGGCCGGCTGGATGCCGAGTACGCCCGCAACGTGACGCAGAAGGAGTCGCTGATCGAGCGTGCCCAGGCTTTGCTCGCGAGCGACGATGGCCGCAAGGCAATCGAGGCGGCCAAGGAGCTTCAGCAGAAGTGGCGGACCGTGGGCCCTGTGCCGCGCGAGGTGGATCAACGCCTCTGGGGGCAATTCCGCCAGCACTGCGACGCCGTGTTCCAGAAGCGCGAGCAGGAGTCAGCCGCCTATACGGCCGGGCTCGAGAGCAACAAGAGGCAGGCCCTTGCCTTGTGCGAGCAGATCGAGAAGATCGCCGCTCTCGAGGGGGCGGAGTTGCTGGCGAGCGCCGCAGCGCTGGTCGAATTGCGAAGTGCCTTCGAAGCGCTCGGCGAATTCCCGCGTGCGGAGTCACGTGAGCTCCGCAACAGGCTTGATCAGGGTCTGGATCGCTACAGGAAGTCAGTTGCGCGCCAGCATGTGCGTGACGCCGAACGTGGTTGGGACGATCTGTTCGAAGCCGCCAACCACGTGCGTGCCTACAGGCTCGCCGCGGCACGCAGTCTGGACACGGAGCAGCTCGACACTTTGAAGGCGGCTGCCGAAACCTGCATCGCCTCCGTCCAGCGATGGCCCAGGAGCGGGCTCGACGCCCTCAGGCAGGGGCTCGCCCGTGAGCGCTCCGCAGATCTCGCGGCGAATGAGACCGCTCTGAAGATGCTCTGCATCCGGGCGGAAATGCTGACGGACATGCCGACGCCACCGGAAGATCAACCCTTGCGTCGCGAATATCAGCTGCAACGCCTGGTGCAGAGCATGGGCCAGGGTCTCAGGGCTGATGAGATGCAACTGGATCCCCTGGCGATCGAGTGGGTCGGTGTCGGCCCCGTAGAGGACGCGGCATACGAGCCACTGCTGCAGAGATTCCGGCGCTGTCGCGACCGGGGCCACTCCAGCGGTCGATAG
- a CDS encoding TonB-dependent receptor — MSHPRRSAAAILVLASGGAAAGGLQTADPVELAPVEVSASAEDTQRSSASEGTATAEQLANRPRLRPGELLEIVPGLIVTQHSGDGKANQYFLRGFNLDHGTDFRTTVAGMPVNMPTHGHGQGYTDLSFVIPELVSSIEYRKGAYYAEEGDFSAAGAAHLELMNQLPRPLATLELGEDGYRRLLGAGSGKLGEGRLLAALEASTQDGPWTVPEDTEKYNALLRYGFSNDAGSWSVTGMAYSNRWTATDQIPQRVVDSGQIGRYDSLDDSTGGDSHRTSLSLDWARGGEQSETRATAYFVDYDLDLFSNFTYFLDNPVDGDQFEQVDQRRYGGLGLVHERHGEWLGRHMHQRVGLDLRYDDIGEVGLHRTAQRQRLSTVREDGVEQLSAGAWYSNGIEWNPAFRSVLGLRADHYRVDVDSDNAANSGKDDDAIVSPKLSLIWSPLAKTSIFLNGGYGFHSNDARGATITVVPGSNPPEPADKVDLLVRAKSYELGLQTRPLPALQTALTLWQLDLDSELLFIGDAGNTEATRPSRRQGIEFSNYWTPRRGLIVDADIAWSRPRFDDGNPDDRIPGAIERTASLGVVLNDWRGWFGGARLRYLGSRPLLEDDSERSSSSTLVNLRGGYAFSPRLRLALDVFNVFDREVNDIEYYYTSKIPADDPLFPDGRDDRHFHPAEPRAVRLGLTAYW; from the coding sequence ATGAGTCATCCCCGGAGGAGTGCGGCCGCCATTCTTGTCCTGGCCAGCGGCGGCGCCGCCGCCGGTGGCCTGCAGACGGCTGACCCGGTGGAACTGGCGCCGGTGGAAGTGAGCGCCAGCGCCGAGGACACGCAGCGCAGCAGCGCCAGCGAGGGCACCGCCACCGCCGAGCAGCTGGCGAACCGCCCGCGCCTGCGGCCGGGCGAACTGCTGGAGATCGTGCCGGGCCTGATCGTCACGCAGCACAGCGGCGACGGCAAGGCCAACCAGTACTTCCTGCGCGGCTTCAACCTGGATCACGGCACCGACTTCCGCACCACCGTGGCGGGCATGCCGGTGAACATGCCGACGCATGGCCACGGCCAGGGCTATACCGACCTGTCCTTCGTGATCCCGGAGCTGGTGTCGTCCATCGAGTATCGCAAGGGCGCGTACTACGCCGAGGAGGGCGACTTCTCCGCCGCAGGCGCGGCGCACCTCGAGCTGATGAACCAGCTGCCGCGGCCGCTGGCGACGCTGGAACTGGGCGAAGACGGCTATCGGCGCCTGCTGGGCGCAGGCTCGGGCAAGCTCGGTGAAGGCAGGCTGCTGGCGGCCCTGGAGGCCAGCACCCAGGACGGCCCCTGGACCGTGCCGGAAGACACCGAGAAATACAACGCGCTGCTGCGCTACGGCTTCAGCAACGACGCCGGCAGCTGGTCGGTCACCGGCATGGCCTACAGCAACCGCTGGACCGCCACCGACCAGATTCCGCAGCGCGTGGTCGACAGCGGCCAGATTGGCCGCTACGACTCGCTGGACGATTCCACCGGCGGCGACAGCCATCGCACCAGCCTGTCGCTGGACTGGGCACGGGGCGGCGAGCAGTCGGAGACGCGCGCCACCGCCTACTTCGTCGACTACGACCTGGACCTGTTCTCCAACTTCACCTATTTCCTCGACAACCCGGTGGATGGCGACCAGTTCGAGCAGGTGGACCAGCGCCGCTACGGCGGACTGGGCCTGGTGCACGAGCGCCACGGCGAGTGGCTGGGCAGGCACATGCACCAGCGCGTGGGGCTGGACCTGCGCTACGACGATATCGGCGAGGTGGGCCTGCACCGCACGGCGCAGCGGCAGCGGCTGTCCACGGTGCGCGAGGACGGCGTGGAGCAACTCAGTGCCGGCGCCTGGTACAGCAACGGCATCGAGTGGAACCCGGCCTTCCGCAGCGTGCTGGGCCTGCGTGCGGATCACTACCGCGTGGACGTGGATTCGGACAACGCCGCCAACTCCGGCAAGGACGACGACGCCATCGTCTCGCCCAAGCTGTCGCTGATCTGGTCACCGCTGGCAAAGACCAGCATCTTCCTCAACGGCGGCTACGGCTTCCACAGCAACGATGCGCGCGGCGCGACGATCACCGTGGTGCCGGGCAGCAACCCGCCGGAACCGGCCGACAAGGTGGACCTGCTGGTGCGCGCGAAGTCCTACGAACTGGGCCTGCAGACGCGGCCGCTGCCGGCGCTGCAGACTGCGCTGACGCTGTGGCAGCTGGACCTGGACTCGGAACTGCTGTTCATCGGCGACGCCGGCAACACCGAGGCGACCCGGCCGAGCCGGCGCCAGGGCATCGAGTTCTCCAACTACTGGACGCCGCGCAGGGGCCTGATCGTGGATGCCGACATCGCCTGGTCGCGTCCGCGCTTCGACGACGGCAACCCCGACGACCGTATCCCCGGGGCGATCGAGCGCACCGCCTCGCTCGGCGTGGTGCTCAACGACTGGCGCGGCTGGTTCGGCGGGGCGCGCCTGCGCTACCTGGGCAGCCGGCCGCTGCTGGAGGACGACTCGGAGCGGTCCAGTTCCTCCACCCTGGTCAACCTGCGCGGCGGCTACGCCTTCTCGCCCCGCCTGCGGCTGGCGCTGGACGTGTTCAACGTCTTCGACCGCGAGGTCAATGACATCGAGTACTACTACACCTCGAAAATCCCCGCGGACGATCCCTTGTTCCCGGATGGCCGGGACGACCGCCATTTCCACCCGGCGGAGCCCCGGGCGGTCAGGCTGGGCCTGACGGCGTACTGGTAA